A genomic window from Streptomyces brevispora includes:
- a CDS encoding LysR family transcriptional regulator, whose amino-acid sequence MSRDFDPRLLRAFVTTAEELHFTRAATRLYVAQQALSRDIRRLEHELGGALFVRTTRHVRLTAEGARLLPYARRVLAAHEAFSIAASAREQRPLLVDVGARAATGHEVLEETRRAHPELELVARFHSGLTGAAQEILDGRLDASFGRFAGIAPVVAARLDHLPVRYERMAVLLPDDHALCASDRIPLKALAGRTLYAAAGNQSAAEWTDLATRLFAGHGIHLADPFPEIEGPEEFMRVVRKRGWWVLASTEFIDVPGMALRLLSDPVPLSPLSLVWRAGLDHLALDALADTARRLAREHHWLDLPSNAWLPPEDRTAMQDGVVL is encoded by the coding sequence GTGTCCCGCGACTTCGACCCCCGTCTCCTGCGCGCCTTCGTCACCACCGCCGAGGAACTCCATTTCACGCGCGCCGCCACCCGGCTGTACGTGGCTCAGCAGGCACTTAGCCGGGACATCCGCCGTCTCGAACACGAGCTGGGCGGCGCGCTGTTCGTACGCACCACTCGCCACGTCCGCCTCACCGCCGAGGGAGCGCGGCTGCTGCCGTACGCCAGGCGCGTGCTCGCCGCACACGAGGCGTTCTCCATCGCCGCCTCGGCGCGCGAGCAACGGCCGCTCCTCGTCGACGTCGGAGCCCGGGCGGCCACCGGGCACGAGGTGCTGGAGGAGACCCGGCGCGCCCACCCCGAACTGGAACTCGTCGCCCGCTTCCACAGCGGCCTCACCGGCGCCGCCCAGGAAATCCTCGACGGCCGTCTCGACGCCTCCTTCGGGCGGTTCGCCGGAATTGCCCCCGTCGTGGCCGCACGGCTCGACCACCTCCCGGTCCGTTACGAGCGGATGGCCGTGCTCCTGCCCGACGACCATGCCCTGTGCGCGAGCGACCGCATCCCGCTGAAGGCTCTCGCCGGCCGGACCCTCTACGCGGCGGCGGGCAACCAGTCCGCCGCCGAGTGGACCGACCTCGCCACCCGGCTGTTCGCCGGGCACGGCATTCATCTGGCGGATCCCTTCCCGGAGATCGAGGGCCCGGAGGAGTTCATGCGCGTCGTACGGAAACGGGGCTGGTGGGTGCTGGCGAGCACGGAGTTCATCGACGTCCCCGGCATGGCCCTGCGCCTACTGAGCGACCCCGTGCCCCTCTCGCCCCTCTCTCTGGTCTGGCGCGCCGGCCTCGACCACCTGGCCCTCGACGCCCTCGCCGACACCGCACGGCGGCTCGCGCGAGAGCACCACTGGCTTGACCTGCCTTCGAACGCATGGCTGCCACCGGAGGACAGGACGGCCATGCAGGACGGTGTCGTGCTCTAG